The Neobacillus sp. OS1-2 genome includes a window with the following:
- the dnaN gene encoding DNA polymerase III subunit beta, which yields MKFIIQRDRLVQGVNDVMKAITSRTTIPILTGIKIVASAEGVTLTGSDSDISIESFIPMEEAGDEIVEIKQPGAIVLQAKFFSEIVKKLPTDSVEMEVLGSLQTVIRSGKSEFNLNGLDAEEYPHLPQIEENNKFHIATDLLKAMIRQTHFAVSTSETRPILTGVNWKIENGELTCIATDSHRLALRKAKIETENNEMYNVVIPGKSLNELNKIIDDSNELIDIVITENQILFKAKHLLFFSRLLEGNYPDTSKLIPNESKTDVTVNTKEFLQAIDRASLLAREGRNNVVKFSIIEGGVIEISSNTPEIGKVVEEIQSSSIDGEDVKISFSAKYMMDALKALEGTDIKVSFTGAMRPFLLRPLHDETILQLILPVRTY from the coding sequence ATGAAATTTATCATTCAACGCGATCGTCTTGTTCAAGGTGTGAACGATGTTATGAAGGCCATTACATCAAGAACAACGATACCTATCTTAACGGGGATCAAAATTGTTGCCAGTGCAGAGGGAGTTACCTTAACCGGAAGCGACTCTGATATTTCCATTGAATCGTTTATTCCAATGGAGGAAGCAGGAGATGAGATTGTTGAAATCAAGCAACCGGGAGCAATTGTCCTGCAAGCGAAGTTTTTCAGCGAAATTGTCAAAAAGCTCCCTACTGATTCGGTTGAAATGGAAGTTCTCGGTTCTCTTCAAACCGTCATTCGCTCTGGGAAATCAGAGTTTAATTTAAATGGCCTTGATGCCGAGGAGTACCCTCACCTGCCGCAAATAGAGGAAAATAATAAATTTCACATTGCAACAGATCTATTAAAAGCAATGATTCGTCAAACACATTTCGCAGTGTCCACCTCAGAAACACGCCCAATCTTGACAGGTGTAAACTGGAAGATTGAGAACGGGGAGCTAACCTGTATTGCAACAGATAGCCATCGGCTTGCACTAAGGAAGGCCAAAATTGAAACGGAAAATAACGAAATGTACAATGTTGTTATTCCGGGAAAAAGCTTGAATGAGTTAAATAAAATTATTGATGATTCCAATGAATTAATTGATATTGTGATCACGGAAAATCAAATTTTATTTAAAGCAAAGCATTTATTATTTTTCTCAAGATTGTTAGAGGGAAATTATCCTGATACATCAAAATTAATTCCAAATGAAAGTAAAACCGATGTAACTGTCAATACGAAGGAATTCCTCCAAGCTATCGACCGTGCTTCCTTGCTGGCGCGGGAAGGGCGCAATAATGTTGTTAAATTTTCCATCATTGAGGGTGGGGTCATTGAAATTTCCTCCAATACACCTGAGATTGGAAAGGTAGTAGAGGAAATACAAAGTAGTTCGATTGATGGAGAAGATGTAAAGATATCCTTTAGTGCGAAATATATGATGGATGCCCTAAAGGCGCTGGAAGGGACAGATATTAAAGTGAGTTTTACTGGCGCGATGCGTCCATTCTTACTACGTCCCCTGCATGATGAAACTATTTTACAGTTAATATTGCCAGTAAGAACTTATTAA
- the yaaA gene encoding S4 domain-containing protein YaaA, protein MPEKVKLDTEFITLGQFLKLADVIQTGGMAKWFLSEHAIFINGEQDQRRGRKLRAGDKIQIAGFGEFMITD, encoded by the coding sequence GTGCCTGAGAAAGTGAAGCTAGACACTGAATTTATTACATTAGGTCAATTTTTAAAACTGGCTGACGTGATTCAAACAGGTGGGATGGCCAAATGGTTTTTAAGCGAACATGCCATTTTTATTAATGGTGAGCAGGACCAAAGAAGAGGAAGAAAACTTCGTGCCGGTGACAAAATCCAAATTGCTGGCTTCGGGGAATTTATGATAACCGACTAG
- the recF gene encoding DNA replication/repair protein RecF (All proteins in this family for which functions are known are DNA-binding proteins that assist the filamentation of RecA onto DNA for the initiation of recombination or recombinational repair.), with translation MYIEKLALKNYRNYEELFVQFENKVNVILGENAQGKTNIMESIYVLALAKSHRTSNDKELIRWDHEYAKIEGRVQKQHSSLPLELVISKKGKRAKCNHIEQQKLSQYVGNMNVVMFAPEDLNIVKGSPQVRRRFIDMEIGQVSPVYLHDMSQYQKILQQRNHYLKMLQIKKQTDQTMLEVLTEQFIQMAVKIVKKRFEFLQLLEKWAIPIHQGISRGLETLEITYKPSVEVLEEQDLSKMIASFEEKFTKVRTREIERGTTLFGPHRDDLLFFVNGRDVQTFGSQGQQRTTALSVKLAEIELIYNEIGEYPILLLDDVLSELDDYRQSHLLNTIQGKVQTFVTTTSVEGIDHQTLKEAATFFVNSGTMNKVN, from the coding sequence ATGTATATTGAAAAGTTAGCATTGAAAAATTACCGAAATTACGAAGAGCTATTCGTCCAATTTGAAAATAAAGTGAATGTTATCTTAGGCGAAAATGCCCAAGGGAAAACGAATATTATGGAGTCTATTTACGTTTTGGCCTTGGCTAAATCGCATCGAACTTCTAATGATAAAGAACTTATACGCTGGGACCATGAGTATGCTAAAATAGAAGGCAGGGTTCAAAAACAGCATAGCTCCTTGCCCTTGGAATTAGTCATTTCAAAAAAGGGAAAACGAGCAAAATGTAATCATATTGAACAGCAAAAATTGAGTCAATATGTTGGAAATATGAACGTGGTCATGTTTGCCCCGGAGGACCTTAACATTGTGAAGGGAAGCCCACAGGTGCGCAGACGTTTTATCGATATGGAAATCGGGCAGGTATCGCCCGTTTATTTACATGATATGAGCCAATATCAAAAAATACTGCAACAACGTAATCATTATTTAAAAATGCTGCAGATAAAAAAACAAACGGATCAAACGATGCTTGAGGTTTTAACGGAGCAGTTTATTCAAATGGCCGTGAAAATTGTCAAAAAACGTTTTGAATTCCTTCAGTTGCTTGAGAAATGGGCCATACCGATTCATCAAGGGATATCTAGGGGTTTAGAAACGCTTGAAATCACCTATAAACCATCTGTAGAGGTATTAGAAGAACAAGATTTGTCGAAGATGATAGCAAGCTTTGAAGAAAAGTTTACCAAGGTCAGAACGAGGGAAATTGAACGTGGCACAACCTTGTTCGGCCCCCATCGTGATGACTTATTGTTTTTTGTCAACGGCAGGGATGTTCAAACCTTTGGTTCACAGGGACAGCAGCGTACAACTGCCCTTTCAGTCAAACTTGCTGAGATTGAATTGATTTATAATGAAATTGGCGAGTATCCCATTTTACTTCTTGATGATGTTTTATCAGAATTGGATGATTACCGACAATCCCATTTACTCAATACCATACAAGGGAAAGTTCAAACGTTTGTCACTACCACAAGCGTGGAGGGGATTGACCATCAAACCCTGAAGGAAGCAGCGACGTTTTTTGTCAATTCCGGTACTATGAACAAGGTTAATTGA
- the remB gene encoding extracellular matrix regulator RemB, which translates to MYIHIGEDLNIRAKDIISILDKESANHSPLIEEFLTHHKDRLINLSKNPFKSVIITYDKIYLSPIASGTLKKRSNQMNIHEFI; encoded by the coding sequence ATGTATATTCACATCGGGGAAGATCTTAATATAAGGGCGAAGGATATTATTTCAATACTAGACAAAGAGAGTGCAAATCATTCTCCGTTGATTGAAGAATTCTTAACGCACCATAAAGACAGATTAATTAACTTGTCCAAAAACCCCTTTAAATCAGTCATTATTACATATGACAAAATTTACTTATCCCCTATTGCTTCTGGAACATTAAAAAAACGTTCAAACCAAATGAATATACACGAATTTATATAA
- the gyrB gene encoding DNA topoisomerase (ATP-hydrolyzing) subunit B, giving the protein MEQKAVVEESYGADQIQVLEGLEAVRKRPGMYIGSTSGKGLHHLVWEIVDNSIDEALAGHCDEINVIIEKDNSITVIDNGRGIPVDIQEKMGRPAVEVIMTVLHAGGKFGGGGYKVSGGLHGVGASVVNALSTELEVYVHRDGKVHYIKFERGAVVKELEVIGTTDHTGTITHFKPDGDIFTETLEYEYDILATRIRELAFLNRGLKITIEDKRVENKRNEYHYEGGIKSYVEHLNRTKEVIHDEPIYMEGEKDGISVEVALQYNEGYTDNIYSFANNIHTYEGGTHESGFKTALTRVINDYARKNGLIKENDTNLSGEDVREGITAIVSIKHPDPQFEGQTKTKLGNSEVRAITDTVFASTFDKFLLENPTVARKIVEKGLMAARARLAAKKARELTRRKSALEVSSLPGKLADCSSKDPAESEMYIVEGDSAGGSAKQGRDRHFQAILPLRGKILNVEKARLDRILSNNEVRAMITAIGTGIGEDFDISKARYHKIVIMTDADVDGAHIRTLLLTFFYRFMRKILEAGYIYIAQPPLYKVQQGKRIEYAYNDKDLDRIFAELPAAPKPNIQRYKGLGEMNPEQLWETTMDPERRTMLQVSLEDAIEADETFDMLMGEKVEPRRNFIEENAQYVKNLDI; this is encoded by the coding sequence ATGGAACAAAAGGCAGTAGTAGAAGAATCATACGGTGCGGATCAAATTCAGGTTCTCGAAGGACTTGAGGCAGTTCGAAAACGACCTGGTATGTATATTGGCTCGACAAGCGGTAAAGGGCTCCATCACCTTGTTTGGGAGATTGTTGATAACAGTATTGACGAGGCGCTCGCTGGCCATTGTGACGAAATTAATGTCATCATTGAGAAGGATAACAGTATCACTGTAATAGATAATGGCCGGGGAATTCCGGTTGATATTCAAGAAAAGATGGGCAGACCAGCTGTTGAAGTCATCATGACAGTTCTTCATGCCGGTGGGAAATTTGGCGGCGGGGGCTATAAGGTTTCCGGCGGACTTCATGGTGTAGGTGCCTCTGTTGTGAATGCCTTATCCACAGAGCTTGAGGTTTATGTCCACCGTGATGGTAAGGTCCACTATATTAAATTTGAACGTGGCGCCGTTGTGAAAGAACTAGAAGTCATTGGAACGACAGACCACACAGGTACAATTACGCATTTTAAACCGGATGGCGATATTTTTACAGAAACATTGGAATACGAATATGACATCCTCGCTACACGTATCCGTGAACTGGCCTTTCTTAACCGTGGCCTTAAAATCACGATTGAAGATAAGCGGGTTGAAAATAAACGAAATGAATACCACTATGAGGGCGGTATTAAATCCTATGTAGAGCATCTAAATCGCACAAAAGAAGTGATTCATGATGAACCAATTTACATGGAGGGCGAAAAGGACGGTATTAGTGTTGAAGTGGCTCTTCAATATAATGAGGGCTACACAGATAACATTTACTCTTTCGCAAATAATATCCATACCTATGAAGGCGGTACACACGAATCAGGCTTTAAAACTGCTTTAACGAGGGTTATTAACGATTATGCCCGGAAGAATGGTCTAATCAAGGAAAATGATACAAACTTATCTGGGGAAGACGTTCGTGAAGGAATTACGGCAATTGTCTCGATCAAGCACCCTGACCCGCAATTCGAAGGACAAACAAAGACGAAACTAGGTAATTCCGAAGTCAGAGCGATTACGGATACCGTTTTTGCCAGTACATTCGATAAATTTTTGTTAGAAAACCCTACAGTTGCCAGGAAAATCGTAGAAAAGGGTTTAATGGCCGCGCGGGCAAGACTTGCAGCTAAAAAGGCTAGGGAACTGACACGCCGGAAAAGTGCGTTAGAGGTTTCGAGTTTACCTGGAAAATTAGCTGACTGTTCCTCAAAGGATCCCGCAGAAAGCGAAATGTATATCGTTGAGGGAGATTCTGCCGGTGGCTCTGCGAAGCAAGGTCGTGATCGCCATTTCCAAGCCATTTTACCTCTTCGTGGAAAAATCCTTAATGTAGAAAAGGCTCGTCTGGATCGAATTCTTTCTAACAACGAAGTAAGGGCAATGATTACAGCAATTGGAACGGGAATCGGAGAAGATTTTGATATTTCTAAAGCACGCTATCATAAAATTGTCATTATGACTGATGCCGATGTTGATGGTGCTCACATTCGGACGCTTCTTTTGACGTTCTTTTACCGTTTTATGAGAAAAATCTTAGAAGCCGGTTATATTTATATTGCTCAGCCGCCGCTCTATAAAGTCCAGCAAGGAAAACGGATTGAGTATGCCTATAATGATAAAGATCTTGACCGGATATTTGCAGAACTACCAGCAGCACCAAAGCCCAATATTCAACGATATAAAGGTTTAGGCGAGATGAATCCTGAACAATTATGGGAGACAACAATGGATCCCGAGAGAAGAACGATGCTTCAAGTTAGCCTTGAAGATGCAATTGAAGCAGATGAAACCTTTGATATGCTAATGGGGGAAAAGGTAGAACCACGCCGCAACTTCATTGAGGAAAATGCACAATATGTTAAGAATTTAGATATATAA